One segment of Candidatus Aegiribacteria sp. DNA contains the following:
- a CDS encoding ABC transporter ATP-binding protein: MKALSVTGLVKTFREKSGDVHALGPVSLDIPQGSFLCVLGPTGCGKTTLLRTVAGLEIPDSGSIELMIRVDGRQPVVGYVFQQGALFPWMSIYANVEFPLRTRGNIDRITRRIRVEAILDMVGLSDFSSSYPHQLSGGMQQRAALARSLVMQPDILLLDEPFSSLDTRTSQDLQENLRNTWKEAATTVVFVTHSIEEAVYLAGEVVVLGHRPGRIVRRQTIDLPDPRSRLSPEFTEYLVSLRRTFEELVEEPD; encoded by the coding sequence GTGTAACAGGACTTGTAAAGACCTTCAGAGAGAAATCCGGTGATGTTCATGCCCTCGGTCCTGTAAGTCTTGACATTCCCCAGGGCAGCTTCCTGTGTGTGCTGGGACCCACGGGCTGCGGGAAGACAACTCTTCTTCGAACAGTTGCCGGTCTGGAAATACCTGACAGCGGAAGCATTGAGCTGATGATCAGGGTCGACGGCAGACAGCCCGTTGTAGGTTACGTTTTTCAGCAGGGAGCTCTTTTTCCCTGGATGAGTATCTATGCGAATGTTGAATTTCCCCTCCGTACGCGGGGAAACATTGACAGGATAACCCGCCGCATTCGCGTGGAGGCGATACTTGATATGGTTGGACTATCTGATTTTAGTTCAAGTTATCCCCACCAGCTTTCCGGAGGGATGCAGCAGCGAGCTGCTCTTGCCAGATCATTGGTGATGCAGCCTGATATCCTGCTTCTTGATGAACCTTTCAGTTCTCTGGACACCAGAACCAGTCAGGATCTGCAGGAGAATCTGAGGAATACATGGAAAGAGGCTGCCACTACAGTAGTGTTTGTGACACACAGCATTGAGGAAGCTGTCTACCTTGCCGGGGAGGTGGTCGTTCTTGGTCATAGACCGGGAAGAATAGTTCGCCGTCAGACAATAGACCTTCCTGATCCAAGATCAAGGTTATCTCCGGAATTTACGGAATACCTTGTTTCACTGCGAAGGACTTTTGAAGAACTTGTGGAGGAACCGGACTGA
- a CDS encoding energy transducer TonB: MRNPRNVSEASAMDYGTVAGIILLILIFEVIPGTRIGRLAAKTVDAEMQGFDPGELYEIPPELKEDNPVDVENIIRNEIPDVVQPELVISLSNDTTGLDHAITVAMNNLTHNVNPAVDAIPDPGTFIPHSVLPVCTFRPVPDYPDMARQAGVEGRVILQIFISTEGIPVQVVITQSSGLGSMDEAAEEAAWNSSWSPARRADNEPVGVWTSVIYNFVLE; encoded by the coding sequence ATGCGCAATCCAAGAAATGTATCAGAAGCGAGTGCGATGGATTACGGTACTGTTGCGGGTATTATTCTGTTAATCCTGATATTTGAGGTAATCCCTGGTACCCGGATAGGAAGACTCGCTGCGAAAACGGTTGATGCTGAAATGCAGGGATTTGATCCCGGAGAGCTTTACGAGATTCCACCGGAACTCAAGGAAGACAATCCGGTTGATGTTGAGAATATAATCCGGAATGAAATACCTGATGTCGTTCAGCCTGAACTGGTGATAAGCCTTTCAAACGATACAACCGGTCTTGATCATGCGATTACAGTCGCGATGAACAACCTGACACATAATGTAAATCCGGCGGTGGACGCTATTCCGGATCCCGGGACATTTATTCCTCATAGTGTTCTTCCGGTCTGTACATTCAGACCTGTTCCTGACTATCCGGATATGGCAAGACAGGCAGGAGTTGAAGGAAGAGTTATACTCCAGATTTTCATATCGACTGAAGGTATACCCGTTCAGGTGGTTATCACACAGAGTTCAGGACTGGGAAGTATGGACGAAGCTGCTGAGGAAGCAGCATGGAACAGCAGCTGGTCCCCCGCGAGAAGAGCTGATAATGAACCTGTTGGCGTATGGACTTCGGTTATCTACAATTTCGTACTTGAATAA